Sequence from the Chloroflexota bacterium genome:
AGGCTCCGGCAGACCGGCACACAGGTCACACTTCAGGGCTATGTGCTTCTCCGGGTGCACTGTTATCGCCCCTACCGGGCAGGCAATCTCACACAGTTTGCAACCGATGCATTTAGCTTCATCCACAATCATGGCCCCTCTGTCGTCGCGGGCTATGGCTCCAACGGGACAGACAGCCCGGCAGAATGCCTCCTCGCAGTGGAGGCAGAAAACCGAGACGCTGTACAGCATTCCGTCTTCGACTGTCCGAACCACCTTTATCCTGGATTTCGTCGGGTTGAACTCTCCCTCATGCGTAAAGCTGCAGACGGCCTCACACATCCGGCAGCCCACACACTTCTCCCGGTCCCATACAATTCTATCCATACTTTTGCCTCCTAAATTGCGTCATTCCTTCTAACTGCCCCAGGCGCATTCTTCCTGGCGTTGAATAGATTATTTGGCTTTAGAATCCGCTCGCTTCAACTGCATGATACAGATAGGCTCACCAGGCACTACACCTTTGAAGCCCACCCCGGGCTTCTTCGGGATGACACAGGTGTTCTGCGGAGCGCCGTGGAGTATGGCAGCGAGCCCGGCCTCGCGTTCACACATGTTCAAGGCCGTCTGATCGTTGAACACGCCTTGGTCCCGAAGTTTGCCCCATACATCACATCCGTAAAGATTCACATTAATCTCGTCGTCGTTTATTATCTCTTTCACGCTACGGTACCCTTGTGTGCAGTCTATGCTGAGCTGGTTGACCTTCACATATCCGACGACGTGATCCAGAGAAACTCCGGCCAACTCCGCCAGTTTGGGCATCTCGTAGCGGGCAACGGCCCCATAGACCTCTTCGGATATGGCCGGCATCTCCGGGCTGCATAATTGAGTCGCCTGGCCAACCCAGTACATCCCCACCTTGATCCACTGATCTCCATAGATTCGAATCAGTCTCAGCAAACCCTGTTTGCTGAGATCGTCAAAGTCAAGCGACAAAACATCGATTTTGTCTACGTGCGGGGAGACCGGGAACATCTGCCGTCCCAGCGTGCGGTAAACTTCACCGGCAACATCCCAGGCTCTCCGTTCGCCCACCCTCTTCCCAAGCGCAGCAGTTCGGGCGCCAAACTGGAAGAGGAGCACGTCCTGGAGAATGGAAGCGAGCTTGGCCAGGAACCTCTGACTGAACAGATCCAGATGGAATTCGAGATCCTGGATCAGTATTGGCGCGCTGTAGTCTTGCAGTTCGCTCTTGATGCTTTCTGGGCTGACAACTTCGTGCGTCCTTGGGCTACTCTCTTGCTTTTTGGGGTTTGCCATCTTCTGAGAACCTCCTCTATCCTTTCTATTCTCTTCTTGACGCCTGACTTTGGTGGTTCACCCTGCTGCTTCAGGTCAACTTGCACCTCCGTCAGGCTTGAGGCCATTCAGTTATGCCTAAAGGAGATTCGCTCTTTTGTTCTTCGTCAGCTTTCGCCCCCGGATGATCTTCATGACATGCAGATAGTCCATGCCGGCTCCGGTCACAATCGCGGTTTTCTCTTCCAGCTTACGCAAGCGGACGCATCATCATAGACATATAGTTCTGTCACCTCCTGGATCCTACATCAAGTGAGGGCTACCTTACTCTATCAGTTCGAACTCCCACTTACAGCAAGGCTCACCCGGGCTCTTGCGCGGCCCCCCCCTCAGCCGGGTGATCTTGATCTTGGGCATCTTGAGATCATTCTGCTGGAAGACCAGCTGCATTAGCGGCTCTTCGACGCCCACGCATATTGCGTTCATCATCTCGGGAGGAGCCCCGGCCTTCTCCAGATCCTCCAGATAGGGGCAGTGTGCTACTGTGGAGATCAAATGGTTCGGGCTGATGATCTCCTCTGTACTCTCGAATCTACCGTGCTTCCCCGTCAGGTTGCCATCGAGAGACAACCGCGACACTGTGAGGAGGTCGAGGAATGTCCTCGGCTTGATGCCGGCAAGTTTGGTCAGCAGCGGCATGTTATCGGTGTACATTGGCGTGAATGTTTCAACTACAACATCTTTGGCTTCGTCTATTGGCATCCTCTTGAGGAGTGCCCCAAAGAGGCCAGCATTGAGTGACGCGTACTGCCGGTGCCATATCACCAGCAGCTTGATCAGCCACTCCTTTGACATCGTCGTTAAGTCCACTTCAAGCTCATAGGGACCCCTTAGATCGTTGCGGTCTGCCATTATCGTCCTCTTATTCGTTTATTTTCGGGGATAGAACCTTGTTTCCCACTTTTTTCAGGAATGGGCCAGTGTAATCATCCAAATTCAATTCGCTTGCCATTTGTGAAGACCTCCTCATCGATCTTCTTGGTTCTAAGTACCTTAACCTGAAACAGCATGCTCTATTTGGTTCGGTAGATTCGATCCACGCATTCACCTCATAGGTCAAAGGCCGCCTATTCCCCAGAGCCTCCAATTTCGCCTTCTAATCCTGGGGGATCTGGCCCTTCACCTCCACGATTATGATAGAGTACGCTTTAATCAGGTTCCTGCTTCTCTTTCCCCCGTTACCAGCCCGTTACCAGAGGTATCCAGTCCTGAACCCTGACTATGTCCTCCTCAGCGGCCTTCCATTCATATATCCTGGCGTCATCATACAGATACCGTTTAGTCTGGCCGAAGCCCCATTCCGGATAGCCCTGCCACAAAGTGCCTCCGATCTTATACCCTACGGCCGCATCATATATGGCCTGGCTGCTGAGGTTCTCGGCGCCATCCACTGCTCCTATGGCATTCTGCAAAATATCCAGTACAGCCACATTTGAAACGACTCCGGCTGAAAAATAACCTGTGCCCTCGCGTATGAAGTCCTCAGCCTGCCCGCGTCGGTATCTCTGAAGAAGCTGTCTGGCCAGATCCTGCATGGCGTGAGGCTCAGTTTCAGTCCACGTTAGAGACGAGATCACACTCAACATTCCGTCCACGGCTTGCCATCCTACCCGGTCCAGCAAGTAACCCTGAAAGGATGGGAAGACAGCCGGGTCAAGAACTGTAGTCCTATAACCCTTGGCCAGATATTGTTGAAGGAACGAAATCCCTGATACCGAGTATGCGCATACATAATCACAGTTTTTCAGCCCCTCTACTTCAGCAGAGAAGAAGGCCGTGCCCATAGGAGGCAAGAAACCGCGAACGTAGTCAAATCTGTCCGGATGAGCCTGGGAATATGTCTTCATGCCTTGCTCGATTTCTCTGCCACTGGGATCGTCCCAAGCTACGAAGCCAATCTTGGGGGTTCCATGATCATAGTCCCAGTGCTTCTCACTGACCCACTTCAACAGGGTTACGATCATGTGGTCGGCGCGACTGGAAAGGCAGAACACCCATCCCGGGGGTTCCATCATGACCTGGTTCGTGGTCTGAGAAAAGATGGGGAATTTATCTCTATCTGCAAAGGGCTTCAACATAACAGCATCCTGGGTGATCAGAGAAACAATGAGATCTGCCCCCCGCTGTCTGAGCCAGTCATAGCCTGGTATAGTCCTGGCAGGATCCAGATGGGTGTTCCATGTAACTAGTCTCAGCTTCACCCCTGGGATAAGGCCTTCATCATTGTAGTAACGCACCAGATCCACTAGTCCGTAATGAATTGAGGCCACTGCTGATGAGGCGGCTCCCGTAAGGTCGGTCATCTCTCCTATGGTGATGGTCACCTTTTCCTCGTCATCTCCCCCGCCGCAGCTTAGGCCAAGCGTCCCAACAAACACTAAGGCCAGAAGGATTACCGTTACTTTGTTCAATAGTCTCCTCATCCTAATCTCCTTGATGTCTTCTTCTTCATGGCGTCCGTTCGTCGAATGGCTCTACTACCTCGATCAATTATCACCCCCTTCAATTCCCGATGGCCAGGTCAAACCCAGTGATCACACGCTAGTGACATCGCCAATCAGCGCATTGAGGCAATGCTAACACCAAAACGCCAGATTGTCAACGTAGTTAACTGATGTGCTAGCATTAGTGGGTTATTGTGCAAACAGCGCAAGCTGCAATTCCAATATAGCACTGCAGCAGGCACGCATTGTACGATTATGGTAACACCGCAGTTGACAGATGACATCTGGTAGCCTATACTGGACTGCATGGAAAATCGCAGAGGGGGCCGAGTGTTCTGCTCTTCTCGAGCAGAAGCGCCTTAATCATGACACTGATGGGATTGCAGATGCTCAGACCGAGGGACCGCTGAGATGGCTATGGAAAAGAGGCACGTTGACTTGGATACCCTTGATGCCAGGATCCTCAGTGAGATAGTGCCTGACGGGAGGCAGCCTATATCTGATCTGGCCAAGAAACTGGGTATCAGTCAGACCTACGCCAGACAGAGATTCCATAGCCTTCTGGATCGAAAGATAGCCAGGATCATGGCCATTACCAACCCGGTCGCCCTGGGGTACCGCACCCAGGCACTGACTGGTATCCAAGTCGCCTCACTAGGGGAGATAAATGCGGTAGCTGACAAGCTCCGATCTCTCACACAAGTGAAACTGTTAATGATATCTGCCGGCTGGCAGGATATCATCATCTGGAGCGTGTTCGCCAATGCCACCGATCTTTCCACATTCTTGGCGACGGAACTAGGTAACATCCCTGGCATCAAATCCACCGAAACAATGATGGTCCTCGAATCACGCGTCTCTTGGACATATCTACCCTCCAGCCTGAGAGCCAATGTGCTTTTGGCACCGTCACCCCACTCTCCTTTGGTGGCTGGGGATAACCCGCAAACAAAGGACGCTGTTTTGGCTCAGAAAGGAGATCAAGACTCGGATGTCGGCATTGACCGACTTGATCTGATGATCCTCAGGGAGCTGGAGCAGGACGGACGCCAGCCTGTGTCTCACTTGGCCAAGAAGCTCGGCATATGCCGACCTAACGCCCGCGCCAGACTGCAGCGGCTTTTGGATCAGCAGATTACCAGGATCATTGCCTTCACCAACCCAGCCCATCTGGGGTATCCCGTCTTTACCATGATCGGGATCAAAGTCTCACCAAAGGAAATCGATGCCGTGATGGACAAGATTGAGACGCTATCCAATGTGTACTGGGTGGCCAGGGTGGCCGGTCGGTACGATCTCATTGCCAATACACTATTCCGAAGTCTGACTGAATTATCCGTTTTCCTGAGCAGAGAACTCGGCATTCTCCCGGGTGTCCTATCTGCGGAAACCATGATAAACTTGGAAGTGCGAAAGTGGTCCTTTGCCTACCTGGCATCCTCGTACCTGCGGAGCATGGAAAAGTCTCATAAAGAGATATAGAAGCCAAGAATGGCGACCATCTTGCCCGGCTTGAGCAGCAAGAATCGTAGGTGC
This genomic interval carries:
- a CDS encoding ABC transporter substrate-binding protein, producing MRRLLNKVTVILLALVFVGTLGLSCGGGDDEEKVTITIGEMTDLTGAASSAVASIHYGLVDLVRYYNDEGLIPGVKLRLVTWNTHLDPARTIPGYDWLRQRGADLIVSLITQDAVMLKPFADRDKFPIFSQTTNQVMMEPPGWVFCLSSRADHMIVTLLKWVSEKHWDYDHGTPKIGFVAWDDPSGREIEQGMKTYSQAHPDRFDYVRGFLPPMGTAFFSAEVEGLKNCDYVCAYSVSGISFLQQYLAKGYRTTVLDPAVFPSFQGYLLDRVGWQAVDGMLSVISSLTWTETEPHAMQDLARQLLQRYRRGQAEDFIREGTGYFSAGVVSNVAVLDILQNAIGAVDGAENLSSQAIYDAAVGYKIGGTLWQGYPEWGFGQTKRYLYDDARIYEWKAAEEDIVRVQDWIPLVTGW
- a CDS encoding Lrp/AsnC family transcriptional regulator: MAMEKRHVDLDTLDARILSEIVPDGRQPISDLAKKLGISQTYARQRFHSLLDRKIARIMAITNPVALGYRTQALTGIQVASLGEINAVADKLRSLTQVKLLMISAGWQDIIIWSVFANATDLSTFLATELGNIPGIKSTETMMVLESRVSWTYLPSSLRANVLLAPSPHSPLVAGDNPQTKDAVLAQKGDQDSDVGIDRLDLMILRELEQDGRQPVSHLAKKLGICRPNARARLQRLLDQQITRIIAFTNPAHLGYPVFTMIGIKVSPKEIDAVMDKIETLSNVYWVARVAGRYDLIANTLFRSLTELSVFLSRELGILPGVLSAETMINLEVRKWSFAYLASSYLRSMEKSHKEI
- a CDS encoding 4Fe-4S dicluster domain-containing protein produces the protein MDRIVWDREKCVGCRMCEAVCSFTHEGEFNPTKSRIKVVRTVEDGMLYSVSVFCLHCEEAFCRAVCPVGAIARDDRGAMIVDEAKCIGCKLCEIACPVGAITVHPEKHIALKCDLCAGLPEPQCAKFCSGRYAALSLLPAEKVGKALARSKAEKFVQMARREA